Proteins encoded in a region of the Stieleria neptunia genome:
- a CDS encoding pirin family protein has protein sequence MEIVTYVLEGAVEHRDSMGNGEVLRPGEFQRMSAGTGITHSEFTPSETESTHLYRIWLLPERKGIKPSVDHFK, from the coding sequence GTCCTTGAAGGGGCGGTGGAACATCGAGACTCGATGGGAAACGGGGAGGTTCTTCGTCCCGGCGAGTTCCAACGCATGAGTGCTGGAACGGGAATAACGCACAGCGAATTCACCCCCTCCGAAACCGAGTCGACTCATCTTTATCGAATTTGGCTCCTTCCTGAACGCAAGGGAATCAAACCAAGTGTTGACCATTTCAAATAG
- a CDS encoding SDR family NAD(P)-dependent oxidoreductase, giving the protein MSKKLTDKVAVVTGASKGIGAEIARQLAGDGATVVVNYSSSEDAANAVVAQITETGGRAVAIQADVSKEADVLKLFADTRKAFGRVDILVNNAGVYEFGAIEEMTEAQYRRLFGLNVLGVLLTTREAAKQFAAEGGNVINISSVAASAAPPTGSIYSATKAAVDAITMSLAKELGPKGIRVNSVSPGMVETEGAHSLGIIDSDWAKQVATQTPLGRLGKPNDIAPVVSFIASDEARWITGQVIHVSGGDR; this is encoded by the coding sequence ATGTCGAAGAAACTAACAGACAAAGTGGCAGTTGTTACCGGAGCATCGAAGGGTATTGGGGCGGAAATTGCAAGGCAGCTTGCCGGAGATGGGGCCACCGTCGTTGTGAACTATTCATCCAGCGAAGATGCCGCTAACGCAGTCGTCGCTCAGATCACCGAAACGGGTGGCAGAGCGGTTGCGATTCAGGCAGATGTATCGAAGGAGGCCGACGTGTTGAAGTTATTTGCAGACACACGAAAGGCCTTCGGTCGAGTTGACATCCTCGTGAACAACGCAGGCGTCTATGAGTTCGGTGCAATCGAAGAGATGACCGAAGCACAGTATCGACGTTTGTTTGGTCTAAATGTGCTCGGGGTTCTTTTGACGACGCGCGAAGCAGCAAAACAATTCGCGGCTGAAGGTGGCAATGTGATCAATATTAGTTCCGTTGCCGCGTCGGCTGCGCCTCCAACTGGCTCTATCTACAGCGCGACGAAAGCAGCAGTCGACGCGATCACGATGTCGCTTGCAAAAGAACTAGGACCCAAAGGCATCCGCGTAAATTCGGTCAGTCCAGGAATGGTTGAAACTGAGGGTGCGCATTCACTTGGTATAATCGATAGCGACTGGGCGAAGCAAGTTGCCACCCAAACTCCTCTGGGCCGTCTCGGTAAACCGAATGACATTGCACCTGTTGTGTCTTTTATTGCTTCCGACGAAGCTCGTTGGATAACAGGGCAAGTGATTCACGTTTCCGGCGGCGACCGTTAA
- a CDS encoding leucine-rich repeat domain-containing protein produces MRFRYSVRFLFYATAVFAVLALGLRHWMDQTTFEDIAAELNRANAKPNVWDHWNADTFLEDQVKVEHLSGEIPCVGLHFDKIKSQPTLIAASRVTQATELVIRDIDSSLSVSGCDFSHLTDLHLGGATEKQITEWLDATGRLKELSLAFKNEMSQTDYSRIAAIKSLTVLRLSNVKLSPGDLSDLRRLPRLTHISFYSCEIEDAVFAELASFPALNSLELYGKTCDDHTVRQLRDLSRIHSIDLTSSRVTDRGVKILSEMTHLKHLSLYDCQEITSRCVPDLSEMRFLDWLNVLKSAIEKDETLNQNPPTQLAEWIM; encoded by the coding sequence ATGCGATTCCGATACTCGGTCCGATTCTTGTTTTACGCCACCGCTGTTTTTGCTGTTCTCGCGTTGGGACTTCGGCATTGGATGGATCAGACGACATTCGAAGACATCGCGGCAGAACTGAATCGGGCAAATGCGAAGCCCAACGTTTGGGATCACTGGAACGCCGACACGTTCCTTGAGGACCAAGTGAAGGTGGAGCATTTGTCAGGGGAGATTCCGTGTGTCGGACTGCACTTCGACAAAATCAAATCGCAACCGACACTGATCGCCGCTTCGAGAGTCACACAGGCGACGGAACTCGTTATCCGTGACATCGATTCGTCGCTATCTGTGAGCGGATGCGATTTCTCGCACCTAACCGATTTGCATTTGGGCGGAGCGACTGAGAAGCAGATCACCGAATGGCTGGATGCAACCGGACGACTGAAGGAACTCAGTCTCGCATTCAAGAACGAGATGTCACAAACAGATTATTCACGCATCGCCGCGATCAAGTCTTTGACGGTGTTGCGATTGAGCAACGTCAAACTTTCCCCAGGTGACCTGTCCGATCTGCGGAGACTTCCACGGTTGACTCACATTTCCTTCTATTCTTGCGAAATCGAGGATGCCGTGTTTGCCGAGCTGGCGTCGTTTCCTGCCCTGAACAGCCTTGAACTTTATGGAAAGACCTGCGACGACCACACGGTGCGCCAGTTACGTGACTTGTCGAGAATTCATTCGATCGATCTCACGTCATCGCGCGTGACCGACCGTGGCGTGAAAATCCTCTCAGAAATGACTCACCTCAAGCATCTCAGCCTTTACGACTGCCAGGAGATCACGTCGCGCTGCGTCCCAGACTTGTCAGAAATGCGATTCCTCGATTGGCTGAACGTCCTGAAATCAGCCATCGAGAAAGACGAAACACTCAATCAGAACCCGCCCACGCAGCTGGCAGAGTGGATCATGTAA
- a CDS encoding DUF2946 family protein, protein MSSSFRPILASLLCCMIVLGHAPAWLHVAHCEGHGHAPSGVATEKTAVVSVCSHGCQHHASPSEAADPVSDPHDSGEQHPHDSDTCVICQSLASPSGVTWELLVSLPSEFISHPVVVAADSFLPATLLSIPQPRGPPAVA, encoded by the coding sequence ATGTCTTCGTCGTTCCGACCCATTCTGGCAAGCCTGCTGTGCTGCATGATCGTTCTCGGTCATGCCCCCGCTTGGCTGCATGTGGCTCACTGCGAAGGCCATGGCCATGCTCCATCCGGCGTCGCGACCGAAAAGACGGCTGTCGTTTCGGTTTGCTCGCACGGGTGCCAGCATCACGCGTCACCGTCAGAAGCTGCCGATCCGGTTTCTGATCCCCACGATTCGGGTGAACAGCACCCGCATGATTCCGACACCTGCGTGATTTGCCAGTCATTGGCGAGTCCGAGTGGTGTGACGTGGGAATTGCTGGTTTCACTTCCATCGGAGTTCATTTCGCATCCGGTCGTCGTCGCCGCGGATTCATTTCTTCCGGCGACACTTCTTTCGATCCCGCAGCCTCGCGGGCCACCGGCCGTCGCGTAA
- a CDS encoding Flp family type IVb pilin — protein MRKMLRNKKGQGLVEYGLIIAGVALICAAAVSVFGHKTSDLIGAVATVLPGAHADDNGPVVSGKLIETTGADTGAIALDAQTIAGNSDSGRLDANVLGSDGTADGFGGLILESVPTP, from the coding sequence ATGCGTAAGATGCTTCGTAACAAGAAGGGACAAGGTCTGGTTGAGTACGGTTTGATCATCGCCGGTGTGGCGCTGATTTGTGCCGCAGCCGTTTCCGTGTTCGGTCACAAGACCAGCGATTTGATCGGTGCCGTCGCAACGGTTCTGCCCGGTGCTCACGCCGATGACAACGGTCCGGTCGTGAGTGGCAAGCTGATCGAAACGACTGGTGCGGACACTGGCGCAATTGCCTTGGACGCCCAAACGATCGCTGGGAACAGCGACAGCGGTCGCTTGGATGCAAATGTCTTGGGCTCCGACGGAACCGCGGATGGCTTCGGCGGCCTGATCCTCGAATCGGTACCAACGCCGTAG
- a CDS encoding A24 family peptidase, protein MFTFIAMTVISLLLIAMACDLRTREIPDWVSVAIAAIGLMSSMAGWHGVGPVWMLAGGFAGIFVGWLLFRFAHFGGGDAKLIGAIGCVVGPVGLLMVLFVMAIAGGVLSLVAMFRGQRDYAYVPAITAGFVWYVSVVSLI, encoded by the coding sequence ATGTTTACTTTCATCGCAATGACCGTCATCTCGCTGTTGTTGATCGCAATGGCTTGCGATTTGCGCACCCGCGAGATTCCCGACTGGGTCTCCGTGGCGATTGCAGCGATTGGATTGATGTCATCGATGGCAGGCTGGCACGGGGTCGGTCCAGTTTGGATGCTTGCAGGCGGATTCGCAGGCATCTTTGTCGGCTGGCTGTTGTTTCGTTTTGCCCATTTCGGCGGAGGTGATGCAAAACTCATCGGAGCGATTGGCTGCGTCGTCGGTCCGGTTGGGCTTTTGATGGTGTTGTTCGTCATGGCCATCGCTGGTGGCGTGCTCTCGCTGGTTGCAATGTTTCGCGGCCAACGAGACTACGCCTATGTGCCCGCCATCACAGCTGGATTCGTTTGGTATGTCAGTGTCGTTTCTCTCATCTGA
- a CDS encoding TadE family protein, with protein MKQRRHPPRSGQSLVEFAVVALVLYMLLAAILTFGHALYVAQGLQGAADLAAREISRTPLPAVTTFEAVMTDGSLDGIYQDDFLVFDLDTLGGQSFFEDVVPAWPLVNQQLATVMIVDRPDFDGDGTPDANLIRYPGALLSDPSTMTGYTVGIPLVTGRDGSGTETIRWIPVIEEVEPDDVNAARHNPFSVANSETHGIVALRINYPFQSALMSSFQPNVAGPFESTVGNRNVADDGEVTESNEVARPGDLIAQPLLSGNNYAGTYGGEYGLGAQGAFGQVVRPFRRVISAQAIYRREVFQ; from the coding sequence ATGAAACAGCGGCGGCACCCACCACGCTCCGGTCAATCGCTCGTCGAGTTCGCCGTCGTCGCACTTGTGTTGTACATGTTGCTGGCCGCGATCTTGACGTTCGGTCATGCGCTGTACGTCGCGCAGGGATTGCAAGGCGCGGCGGACTTGGCGGCGCGAGAGATTTCACGAACCCCGCTTCCGGCAGTGACCACGTTTGAAGCGGTAATGACCGATGGTTCGCTCGACGGCATATACCAAGACGATTTCTTGGTGTTCGATCTCGATACGCTTGGCGGCCAATCGTTCTTTGAAGACGTCGTACCAGCATGGCCGCTGGTAAATCAGCAACTCGCGACAGTGATGATCGTTGACCGACCGGACTTCGACGGCGATGGCACTCCCGATGCAAATTTGATTCGATATCCGGGAGCACTGCTGAGTGATCCGTCAACGATGACGGGATACACCGTTGGCATTCCGCTTGTGACTGGTCGCGACGGATCGGGGACTGAAACAATTCGTTGGATTCCCGTAATCGAAGAAGTCGAGCCGGATGACGTGAACGCGGCTCGACACAACCCGTTTAGCGTCGCCAATTCAGAAACACACGGCATCGTTGCCTTGCGAATCAACTACCCATTTCAATCGGCTTTGATGAGCAGTTTTCAACCGAACGTCGCGGGGCCATTTGAATCGACAGTCGGCAATCGCAATGTCGCTGATGACGGCGAAGTGACCGAGTCAAACGAAGTGGCGCGTCCCGGTGACTTGATCGCCCAGCCATTGCTGTCCGGTAACAACTACGCGGGAACCTATGGCGGAGAATACGGATTAGGTGCTCAAGGAGCTTTCGGTCAAGTCGTTCGACCCTTTCGCCGGGTGATTTCGGCACAAGCGATTTATCGCCGCGAGGTGTTTCAGTGA
- a CDS encoding CpaB family protein → MPPRNYRNSSRRSRMPTLILGGLGLFALTAVGIIGTLWLAGVPLNPFADREPVEDPFMVRIPINATPIPAYARVDRSHLLNPNQGGLMYQKVPPQAAVGMSIVGVDQNGSHVESRVESIKNVDDEVVFVVTGGAEVRQGQTLSLGGAIMNINAIIGRVVKADKRAGLGFQESTFFPKGTPEGLAGATPQGMRAITLDATRLTGVHSLGAGDLIDLLASVPVGDTRAAVPATASEVELLAQNAKVLRPVYVRNEVTQSASLMNGASVSNVPKYEVAIAVAADDVIPLQNALNQELPITCVAHSMQPVQEDETALVNRSIDEVRVPVTVRPILAYQVVSRDAFVSSATRSIKTATISRREADRMDVIRSVTEALGALTRQDIPAGRYLRQSDLLKGPPAERKEADTSLEAAVHRTNTAGGMQLVSMLQTPEAARTAPSATAVGDRPAITTFIPAGRTAFAIPLNRIYGAEHLQIGDSIDLLASYSLERLRDEEETETRPDGTVIVRKSESLTPRTTQRSWEETFGNRAEPWFVASDAIVVAPVGFPAPAAALRAIQSGGNPQADRSDRMAGPAVIIAVSDQDVESFATAMATRESLFTVAFHAAASASPSPRRKTIAIAPESIAAYAALTENAWKGNRRSIATRTVATSDPRFADAITLEQLSSFYGRVLKNDKPRGEFFTAADFLPAGTAAGIAASARVGFTLLPIADREIEGLDAFESGDPVSILLRGVLRSPVTQRAAGGAGVATSIVVVPAVRIARASVAGQSILEIPNEHLTRLQAAIARSLTDRDDFEDRSHLVAVGIERRDDDVIVAGSDEIPSFDPLANVKTTQLIIGGRRSVEVYGGGGL, encoded by the coding sequence ATGCCACCACGAAACTATCGCAACTCGTCTCGTCGATCGCGAATGCCAACGCTGATCCTGGGTGGGCTCGGTCTATTCGCTCTTACGGCTGTCGGAATTATTGGCACCCTGTGGCTCGCCGGCGTGCCGCTCAATCCGTTCGCGGATCGCGAACCGGTCGAAGATCCGTTCATGGTTCGGATTCCGATCAACGCGACGCCGATCCCTGCGTACGCCCGCGTCGATCGCTCTCATTTGCTCAATCCGAATCAGGGAGGATTGATGTACCAGAAGGTGCCCCCGCAAGCCGCCGTTGGGATGTCGATCGTCGGCGTCGACCAAAACGGTTCGCACGTGGAGAGTCGCGTCGAGTCGATCAAGAACGTCGATGACGAAGTGGTATTTGTGGTCACCGGTGGCGCCGAGGTGCGTCAGGGACAAACGCTTTCGCTTGGCGGTGCGATCATGAATATCAACGCGATCATCGGCCGGGTGGTCAAAGCGGACAAGCGAGCCGGTTTGGGATTCCAGGAGAGCACGTTCTTTCCTAAGGGTACGCCCGAAGGATTGGCGGGGGCGACTCCACAGGGCATGCGGGCGATCACGCTGGACGCGACCCGCTTGACCGGCGTGCATTCGCTCGGCGCGGGGGACCTGATTGATTTGTTGGCCAGCGTCCCGGTCGGCGACACGAGAGCGGCAGTCCCCGCGACAGCGAGCGAAGTCGAACTTCTCGCGCAGAACGCCAAGGTGCTGCGTCCGGTTTACGTGCGCAACGAAGTGACTCAATCGGCCTCGTTGATGAACGGTGCCTCGGTATCCAACGTGCCAAAGTATGAAGTCGCGATTGCGGTGGCAGCCGACGACGTGATCCCGCTGCAAAACGCGCTCAATCAGGAACTGCCGATCACTTGCGTCGCCCATTCGATGCAACCGGTGCAGGAAGATGAAACCGCGCTGGTCAACCGTTCGATCGATGAAGTTCGTGTGCCGGTGACGGTCCGTCCGATCTTGGCCTATCAAGTCGTCTCGCGGGACGCCTTCGTTTCGTCAGCGACTCGGTCGATCAAGACCGCCACGATCTCGCGGCGAGAAGCCGATCGGATGGACGTGATCAGGTCGGTCACGGAGGCTCTCGGAGCGCTCACCCGACAAGACATCCCGGCCGGGCGTTATCTGCGTCAAAGCGATTTGCTGAAAGGCCCGCCGGCCGAGCGAAAGGAAGCGGACACGTCTTTGGAAGCGGCCGTCCATCGGACCAACACCGCGGGCGGAATGCAGCTTGTTTCGATGCTGCAAACGCCGGAAGCAGCGCGAACCGCCCCATCGGCCACCGCCGTCGGTGATCGACCGGCGATCACGACCTTCATTCCCGCCGGTCGCACTGCGTTTGCGATTCCGCTGAACCGAATTTATGGTGCCGAACACCTTCAAATCGGTGACTCGATCGACCTGCTCGCCAGTTATTCGCTCGAGCGACTACGCGATGAAGAGGAAACTGAAACGCGTCCCGATGGAACCGTGATCGTTCGCAAGTCCGAATCGCTGACGCCGCGAACGACCCAGCGAAGTTGGGAGGAAACGTTTGGCAACCGTGCCGAACCGTGGTTTGTCGCCTCCGATGCGATCGTTGTCGCGCCCGTCGGCTTTCCCGCACCGGCGGCGGCGCTTAGGGCCATCCAATCCGGTGGCAATCCCCAAGCCGACCGATCCGATCGCATGGCCGGGCCGGCTGTCATCATCGCGGTTTCCGATCAAGATGTCGAATCATTCGCGACGGCCATGGCCACTCGCGAGTCACTGTTCACGGTAGCCTTCCACGCAGCCGCTTCCGCGTCCCCATCGCCGAGGCGAAAGACAATCGCGATCGCCCCCGAGAGTATCGCCGCCTATGCGGCGCTGACCGAGAACGCTTGGAAGGGCAATCGCCGCAGCATCGCGACGCGAACGGTAGCGACATCCGATCCACGGTTCGCCGACGCCATCACGCTGGAACAGTTGTCCTCTTTCTATGGACGGGTGTTGAAGAACGACAAACCAAGGGGCGAGTTCTTCACGGCGGCAGACTTCCTGCCAGCGGGAACGGCCGCCGGAATCGCCGCTTCGGCTCGGGTCGGATTCACGTTGCTGCCGATTGCGGACCGGGAGATCGAAGGGCTTGACGCGTTCGAGTCGGGTGACCCTGTTTCAATCTTGCTTCGAGGTGTGCTGCGATCACCGGTCACGCAACGAGCCGCGGGTGGTGCGGGCGTTGCGACCTCCATCGTCGTCGTGCCGGCGGTGAGAATCGCACGAGCCAGCGTTGCGGGGCAATCCATTTTAGAAATTCCCAATGAGCACCTGACTCGCCTGCAAGCCGCCATCGCCCGTTCGCTGACCGATCGCGATGACTTTGAAGACCGGTCGCACCTGGTCGCTGTCGGCATCGAGCGACGTGATGACGACGTGATCGTCGCGGGCAGTGACGAGATTCCATCGTTTGACCCGCTGGCGAATGTGAAGACGACGCAGCTCATCATCGGCGGACGTCGATCGGTGGAAGTCTACGGCGGAGGTGGCTTATGA
- a CDS encoding Tad domain-containing protein, which produces MVLLAMLLFGLFAMAALVIDLGFARLAQRQMQSAADSAALEGLRFRDQLPPNASSTDFEVERRTHVQQWVTNAFDDDLGATSDDHTYGGGPIVDFVGGAGDASLNASQTMSTPPTPFYRPTLSTNLSGTSPNSDSGDMVSGYFDRTLDNPNFDSDIPPSENEYVDDDTGQYVRRNFIAGDMAQRSTHNAFLVRLRRTGETLSSELGSSGPPIPYLFGRGSLMDRGLTGDGMRVRATSIASVRPIVCVGSEDPARNIIGSIGMSVSAADFEAGDLSNPLEFHGRCIGDPVTSTTVTNFGSLPRSGYLGIHQIYDVPRVIAFTRVEVQASNTIQASTFLAHQNASASYCFGIAARDSNGDLLSLDDQPSIADKRVFVEDHLSFVDASRSDSFMAPVLVRN; this is translated from the coding sequence ATGGTGCTGCTGGCGATGTTGCTGTTCGGACTCTTCGCCATGGCGGCGCTCGTGATCGACTTGGGATTTGCCAGACTCGCCCAGCGACAAATGCAGTCCGCGGCGGACTCTGCGGCGTTGGAAGGTTTGCGATTTCGGGATCAGTTGCCGCCGAACGCCTCGTCAACGGATTTTGAGGTTGAGAGACGAACCCATGTTCAGCAATGGGTGACGAATGCTTTTGATGATGACCTTGGCGCGACATCCGACGATCACACCTACGGTGGTGGACCGATCGTCGATTTTGTCGGGGGGGCGGGAGATGCATCACTGAATGCATCGCAAACGATGTCCACACCTCCGACACCGTTTTATCGCCCCACGTTGTCGACGAACCTGAGTGGGACTTCTCCGAATTCCGACTCTGGCGACATGGTATCGGGCTATTTCGATCGAACCTTGGACAATCCCAACTTCGATTCGGACATACCGCCATCCGAGAATGAATATGTTGACGATGACACGGGACAGTATGTCAGGCGGAACTTCATTGCCGGGGACATGGCCCAGCGATCCACGCACAATGCTTTTCTTGTACGACTGCGACGGACGGGTGAAACGCTCAGTTCCGAATTGGGCAGTTCCGGCCCACCGATCCCCTACCTATTCGGGCGAGGATCGCTGATGGATCGTGGACTCACCGGCGATGGAATGCGCGTTAGGGCTACCTCCATTGCTTCTGTTCGTCCAATTGTTTGTGTTGGTTCGGAGGATCCGGCTCGCAACATTATCGGGAGCATCGGGATGTCAGTTTCTGCCGCAGACTTTGAGGCGGGCGACCTGAGCAATCCATTGGAGTTTCATGGACGTTGCATTGGTGACCCCGTTACTTCGACTACTGTGACCAATTTCGGAAGCTTGCCCCGATCAGGATATCTTGGGATTCATCAGATATACGATGTTCCGCGGGTAATTGCATTCACCCGAGTCGAAGTACAGGCCTCCAATACTATCCAGGCAAGTACATTTCTGGCTCACCAAAACGCATCCGCGTCCTACTGCTTCGGTATTGCAGCACGTGATTCGAACGGAGATTTGCTTTCGCTAGATGACCAACCCTCGATTGCAGACAAGCGGGTGTTCGTGGAGGACCATCTTTCGTTCGTTGATGCATCACGTAGTGATTCATTCATGGCCCCCGTGTTGGTGAGGAATTAA
- a CDS encoding AAA family ATPase, whose protein sequence is MSITASVLILSTDEKIVDEAKLAFDGLGENTPRFRLVKQSGHLFEALRTQPISLVLIEFTADPQELTAVVGQIRSASPGTRVAAILRPEGFPESVNESAVLIDAMRCGVCDFLRRPLSTADLSRLIQQASSDDDRDSHIQSRPLGRVVSFISNKGGVGKSTLSTNAAVAIARRGKQSVLLIDGSIQMGVAAALLDLRPSATLTDLARESDRLDPTMIRQTAAVHSSGLHLLAAPADAVEAMEIDDLLMARVITLARQTYDVVIVDTFPMFDQVVIAALDLSDRVYVVLENVVPTLLGGVKLLSVLERIGYPASRQSIILNREQRVTGSLTVDDVAEQMQRDIDHVLPFEKKVMAAANCGVPIAMATLRFSGFSRALEQLANDVAGHLDPKASRIALNEQPLNAPDPIADGSSLALSPGDLER, encoded by the coding sequence ATGTCGATCACCGCATCCGTCCTGATCCTGAGCACCGACGAGAAGATCGTCGACGAGGCGAAGTTGGCGTTCGATGGGCTGGGCGAAAACACGCCTCGGTTTCGCCTGGTGAAACAATCCGGCCATCTGTTTGAAGCGTTACGGACGCAGCCGATCTCGTTGGTGCTGATCGAGTTCACTGCCGATCCCCAAGAACTGACCGCCGTCGTCGGTCAAATCCGATCGGCTTCGCCCGGCACTCGGGTGGCCGCAATCTTGCGTCCCGAAGGGTTTCCCGAAAGTGTCAACGAATCCGCGGTCCTGATCGACGCGATGCGGTGCGGCGTTTGCGACTTTCTGCGGCGACCGCTCTCGACGGCAGACCTGTCGCGGCTGATCCAGCAAGCATCCTCCGATGACGATCGCGATTCCCACATCCAGTCTCGACCGCTCGGACGCGTGGTCTCCTTTATCAGCAACAAAGGCGGCGTGGGGAAATCGACGCTGTCCACCAATGCCGCGGTCGCGATCGCGCGGCGTGGCAAACAGAGCGTGCTGTTGATCGACGGTTCGATCCAAATGGGGGTCGCCGCGGCGCTGTTGGACCTGCGACCGTCGGCGACGCTGACCGACCTGGCTCGCGAATCGGATCGTCTTGATCCGACGATGATTCGGCAAACCGCCGCGGTGCATTCCAGCGGGCTGCATTTGCTGGCGGCACCGGCCGATGCCGTGGAGGCAATGGAAATCGATGACTTGCTGATGGCCCGCGTCATCACGCTCGCGCGTCAAACGTACGACGTCGTGATCGTCGACACGTTTCCGATGTTTGATCAGGTGGTGATCGCGGCGCTGGACCTGAGCGATCGTGTCTACGTCGTGCTGGAGAATGTCGTGCCGACGCTGCTGGGCGGTGTGAAATTGCTGAGCGTGCTGGAGCGGATCGGATATCCGGCCTCGCGCCAATCGATCATTCTCAATCGTGAACAACGGGTGACAGGCAGCTTGACGGTCGATGATGTGGCCGAGCAGATGCAGCGTGACATTGATCACGTGTTGCCGTTTGAGAAGAAGGTGATGGCGGCGGCGAACTGCGGCGTCCCGATCGCGATGGCGACGCTTCGTTTTAGCGGTTTTAGTCGCGCGCTCGAACAACTGGCCAACGACGTTGCCGGACACCTGGATCCGAAAGCGTCACGCATCGCATTGAATGAACAACCGCTCAACGCACCGGATCCGATCGCCGACGGATCATCGCTCGCGTTGTCACCTGGAGACCTGGAACGATGA